Part of the Chroogloeocystis siderophila 5.2 s.c.1 genome, CAAACTGCACCGAGATGAGCAATTGACTCTTTTTTGATTCTGATACCCCGTCCGCTTGCGGCGGGGTAGTTCATTAACTGTCAAACGCGATTAAATTTACAAACGCTGGTAGTATTCGAGTTTCTGTTTGCGAACCTTCTAGCGAACAAGTTGCGATCGCAGTTCACGACACCGAAATTGGAATTGCAGCAGACGATCTCAAAGATATTTTTACAGAGATTCGCCAAGTCAATCAAACGCTCGTCAACACGGCGGTACAGGTTTAGGACTCGCAATCACCGGTAGCTTAGTCCAAATGATGCGCGGGTCGATTAGTGTTACAAGTGAGTTAGGTCAAGGCTCGACCTTCTGTATTAAAATTCCTCGACGAGTCTCGTTTTAATGAGAAGCAGTATTTCTTTGTGCAATTCGCAACTTTGCCGAACGCGCACGGGGATTAGTCGCTAACTCGTCTTCTTGAGGTGTAATCGGTTTCTTTGTCAGGACTTGTAATTGAGGCGCAGCGCGTAAAGTATGTTTAACGATTCGGTCTTCTAAACTATGAAAGCTAATAATCGCAATTCTACCTTGTGGTAATAACCAATGCGGGGCGCGGTGTAAGAAAGTTTCTAATATGGTTAACTCATCATTGACAACAATCCGCAAAGCTTGAAAAACACGCGTAGCTGGATGAATTCTACCGTAACGATATTGACGAGGTACCCATGATGCGATCGCTTCAGCTAATTGTGTTGTTGTCTGAAACGGACGCTGTTCAACAATTCGGCGCGCAATTCTGCGTGATAGTCGTTCTTCGCCATATTTAAAGAAGATATCTGCAAGTTGCGCCTCCTCCCAATGATTAATGATTTCAGCCGCAGTGAGCGATCGCTGCTGATTCATCCGCATATCTAAAGGTGCTTCATGGCGAAAACTAAAACCGCGTTCGGGTGCATCAAAGTGATGCGAACTCACACCCAAATCGGCAATAATGCCATCAAATTGCATTTGCGGTTGATATTCAGCAAAATTCCCATGCCAAAATTCAACCTGCTCTTTATAAGGTGCAAGTGTTGCTTGCGCAGCAGCAATCGCCTCTAAGTCTTGGTCAATTGCTGTCACGCGCACACCTGGAGCGGATGCTAAAATCAAGCGACTATGACCACCACCACCCACCGTGGCATCAAGATAATGTCCGCTAGGACGCACGACTAACTCTGCGAGTAACTCCTGACTTAAAACAGGTACATGAACAAACGCAGGTTGGGTATCAATTTCGCTTGGGGATGTGGTCATTGGTTAGTTGTCGTTAAAAACCCTTTTTCTACTGTATTCAATTCCTCGCTAGTATTGACAAATATAATCGGAGCTTAGCGGTTGAAACCGCAGCAACACAAACAAACCCTGTCTTCACAGGTTTCTATAATATTGATTGATGCGTGAGTCCACGTAGGTGGACGTTGTAATTCGAGCCGCGAATTGATTTGCCAGACAACTAGCTAACCACCAACATCTCGCCTTGAAGCATTCGCGCAGCACCATCCAGCAGAACTTCTTCTAAATATGGCTTGGTAAAATAACCACTCGCACCGAGTTGAATTGCCATTTGGCGATGTCTTTCTGCACCTCGCGAGGTCAGCATTGCAATTGGAATATCACTGAAGTTAGGCTCTTGTTGCAAGCGTGATAGCAGTTCCAATCCGTCCATTCTGGGCATTTCGATATCGCAGAAGATGAGATCGCAGGGTAAACCATCGCGTAGTTTGTCCCAAGCTTCTTGACCATCGCGCGCTTGTTCGACACGATAGCCAGCTTTGTTAAATGTGAGTGAGAGCAACTCGCGGACTGTAATTGAGTCATCAACAATCAATACCGTCGGCTCAGTCTTGACGGGTTCTGTCACTATTGGCTTGCTAGGAGTTGCATTTGTAGTCCATAGCGCTTCGTTGTTTCTGTGTTGAATGCGTCCCAGCGATAAATCAATTAATTCCAACACGTCAGCAATTGGCATAACGTGACCATCGCCAAGAATCGTTGCGCCTGCAATACCAATTGGTTTTGAGATCGGCGCTTCAAATTGCTTAATTACAATTTCTTGTTCGCCTAAAACTTGATCTACTTGCAGTGCGGTAAAAGTTCCCGCCGATCGCAAGATAATGACCGAAACTAAATCCTCTTCACGGTTAGTGCCATAAACATTACCGCGACCTAAAACGCGATTGTAATGTAATAGCTCTTTCAATGGTCGCAATGGCAATACTAAATCCCGCCACACAACACAAGGTTGACCCTCTTCCGATTTGAGTAAAGCAGACGCTGGTATATCTAGCATATCTTCAACTCCATCCATCGGAAACGCGATCCGCGCTTTATCGCTTAAGCAGCACAGTGCTTTACAAATACTTAAAGTCAGTGGTAGGCGAATTGTAAATGTTGTTCCTTGACCTAGGGTAGAATCAGTGTTGATGATGCCCCGAATTTCTATAAGGCTGGTACGCACAACATCCATACCTACACCTCGACCAGCAAATTCATCAACATTGTCTTTGGTACTAAAACCAGGGTGAAACAGCAAGTCGTAAACATCTACACGGGACATTGTGCGTGCTTCGGCTACTGTAATTAACCCTTTTTGAATTGCTTTGGTCAACACGCGGTCAGGATCGATACCCGCACCATCATCAGAGACTGAAATCACTGTTTGGTTTCCTTGATGGAAAGCGCGGATTGTAATTGTTCCTGTTGGTGATTTACCTTGCGCAATACGTTCTTCAGGAGTTTCAATACCGTGTGTAATTGAATTGTTGACCAAATGCGTCATTGGGTCGTAGAGTTGCTCAAGTATCACCTTATCGATTAAGGTGTCGCGACCCTCGATTTTGAGATCAGCTTGTTTGCCGTATTTGAGCGTAATATCTTTTACTGCACGCGGCAAGCGATCAGCAATTTGCGAAAATGGAATCATTCGCGATCGCGTAATTCCTTCTTGCAGTTGAGTTGTCACCTGGCGAAATTGACGCGCGACTTGTTCGGTTTCATCCGTAACAAACTCAATATCCGACGCTGATTCGCGCACGCGGACAATCATTTCGATCATCTCTTGAGATAATGTATGAAAGCCGGTGAACCGATCCATTTCCAAAGCGTCAAAATCCATCCCAGTGGCGTGACGTTCGGGAGTTTTGTCCGCATCAACCGATTCTGAACGCGAGTGCGAACGACTGCTTAGTAAAGAAGCTTCCAGCAGTGATCGTTCGTACAACTCCTGCATTCTGATTCCTAGTTCGTTGAGTTGTTGCACGCGATGTAAGAGATTTTCGGTAAACTGACGCAATCGCTGTTGGTCTTGTTCTAAACTATTGCGGTTAACAACAAGTTCTCCGACTAAGTTACCGATTCCATCTAATTGCTTAACTGAAACCCGCATCGTCTGCTCAAAGGCTGTGCGGGCTACAGAAGGAGATGTTTTCGTTATGGATTCGGATGTAGGTTCTTCGCACTTTTGATTTTGTGGTTCGTCTTCGAGGAGGCTTTCAAGTTCAGCAAACTCGTTTTCTGCTGCGATCGCTTTTGTTTCTAACAGCGCATCCAGTTCGGCAAAATCTTCTGTAGTTTCTACTTCGATTGTATCAGTCGCCAGTAATGCTGCTAATTCGTCAAACTCATCGTTAACATCGACAGTTTGTTCAATCGGCTCTGATCCTCTATCTAACGTATCTTCTACATTAACTTCATTATCTACTACGTTTTCTTCTGTTAAGAGTAATTCTAAATCTGTAAAATCTACTTCTGAAAATGACTGAATAACTGTTTCTTTTTCAAGTTGTACGCCACTAAAATTAGTAGCCTGTTGGTTTGTGCCATCAGAGAAATTACTTACTACATTTGTACTAACTTCTAGTTCAGAGATTGTTAGTAATTCAATATCTTCTATCGTTTTAATCTCTAAATTTGGTTCAATCGAATTTTTAATAACATTATTCAATTCGTTACTACCATACAGGTTATTTTGTAAATCACTATGTTCGTCAAACCAAAAGTCTACTACATCAAATTTTTCTTGGTTTTGTATAGTTGTGGTCTTCTGCTCATTTAAAGAAGATACTTGATGAACTTCTTCTGAAATAAAGTCATTTTGAGGAGTATCTAAATTGTTTGTTTTTACTGTATCTTCTAGAGTCGAAAATAAGCTATAAAACTCAAGATTTACATCATCTGATTCAATTAGATTTTCCTCATTCTTATCATCAAACAAAGTATTAAAATTAAACTCATCATCAGATGTAACAGATAGTTTAAGTTCTACTTCACCATCTACGTTAACAAAATTAGATTCTAATGTTTGAAAACTGGGAGATAAGTCGAGTTTTGCTAACTCCTCTGGTGTGTCTAATGTTAACCATTGGCTAATATCGCCTTCAGACTCTATTTCAAACAAACTATTAAGCCCATTCTCAATATCTACATTCGTTTGTTTGGCGTTCTCTGGTAAAGCTTCAATATCCTGTTCAGCAGGTTCTTTGTTAAACGCTGAAATGTGCTGTTCTGACTCTGGCAGCATAGTATTTTTACAATTAAAGCTAGTTGAAATAAGTATATATTTTTAATAGTAGTTAGTGAGGAATTTACTTTCCTCACTAATATCTGCTTGTATCTTTGTATCTATGAGTTTTCTAATTCTAAGAACATATAAACTTGAGGTTTTACTTACTCAATATCGATGTTCTAAAAGAATCAATATTCATAGTTAAACAACTTAGCTATAATGTTGCTAATTGTGTATATTCTTAGCAGAAAGTGCTTGTAGTTGTTGGGTTGTGGAAACTTCGGAACTGCGACCTGCTAAAACTAATTCTTGGGATTGCTTGAGGTCTTTAATAATAACAGGGGCAAGGATACGATAGTTATTATCTTGATTCGCGATCGCTTCTGATGCAGTTTCGCACACTTTAGACCAGCTAGGTAGTTTAAGCTGAGTACCTAGTTGTGATAGCTGCTGACAACATTCCTGTAGTTGTTGGCGGCTTTGCGGAGTTTCGGGTTGCTTGAATAGCTGTAACATCTCGCGCAGCTTTTGCATAACTTGATTTTGAAAAACGGGTAGCAGATCATTTCTAATTGATTCATGGGTTGGTAAATCAGTTGAACGGCGATCGCTACTTTTAGCTTTTTGTACAAGTAATTCTAAATGATCATTTAGCTCAGTAAATATAGGCTCGGTTTTTGCCATTAAATCATCAACAACTTGCTCTGGAAGTGATAGGTATGTTTCTAGATTATTAATTAATTCTTGTAAAGTATCAAATACTTTCAGAAGTAATGTTTCTAATTTTTGGTCAACTTGAACTGTTGCGTTTTCTTTGAGAACTTTGAAATAGTCTTCTAAACGATGCGATGTTTGCTGGATGCTATCAAAACCTAGCATTGCAGCACCACCTTTTACTGAATGCGCCGCCCGAAAAACGGCGTTGATCATTTCCGCATCTGTAAGTGTATCTTGAAGATTTACCAACCCTTGCTCGATTGTATTTAGGTGGTCGTTAGCTTCATCAATAAAGTAGCCTAAAATTCGCTGTTCTTGCTCTTGTACCATAGGAATTCTAATGTATAATTTAAACAAAAATAGACTTACATTGTTAAGTTGCCAGTTTAACTAAGCTACTCACTATTTAGCTTTAGTTTGATTCTGTTGTTTCTACACGGAACCGTTCAACTGAGTTCAGTAAATCGCCTGCGACTTTCACAAGATTTTTCAAAGATCCAGAAACACGCTGCGCTTCTTGCGAATTAGCTTGAGCGGTTAATTCTACAGATTGCATAACCGAAGCTACAGCAACCGAAGTATCGGTTTGCGCGACGGTTTCTGCTGTAATTGAGCCAACAAGTGTATCAATGCGATTAGAAACTTGCACAATGTCTTCGAGCGATCGTTTAGCTTGTTCCGCTAGGTGCGTTCCTTGAATAACTTGTTGCGTACCTTCTTCCATCGCCGTCATCACAGAACCTGTTTCGCTCTGAATTTGCTTAACGATTTGTTCAATTTCGCGTAATGCTTTAGCAACACGGTCTGCAAGTTGGCGAACTTCATCAGCTACAATTGCAAAACCGCGTCCAGCTTCGCCCGCCCGTGCCGCCTCGATACTAGCATTAAGTGCTAACAAGTTGGTTCGTGAGGCGATTTGCGAGATTAAGGCAACGATTTTGGAAATCTCCTGCGATGATTCAGCAAGGCGCTTAACTTTACGTGTCGTTTCTGCAACCGTTTGGCGAATTTCTGAAATACCTGCAACCGTTCTTTCTACCGCTTCTCCTCCTTTCAATGCAGTTGTTGAAGCCGAACGCGCCACCAACTCTGCCTCGCGCGCACTTTCTGCAACGCGTTGAATTCCTTCAGTCATCACCTGTACCGAATTGAGCGTCACCGCGAGTTCTTCGGCTTGGCGCAACGCTTCTGAAGATAAGCTTTGTGCGAATGTTTCGCTATCTGTAGCACTCTTACTCACCTGCTTCGCGGCAATCTTCACTTGTTGCACAATTTCACGCAGGCTTTGAATTGTCAAGTTGAACGAGTCAGCAACCGCACCCATCACATCAGCGCTGACCTCCGCACGCACTGTTAAATCTCCACGTGCTGCACCTTCAACATCATCAAGTAAGCGCATAACCTGGCGCTGCAAATTTTCTTTCTCTTCCTCCTGTTGTCGCGCTTTGTGCTGCGCTTCACTTGTCGTTGCTTGAATGACGTGCGCCATTTCGTTGAATTTAGCAACGAGTTGACCTAATTCGTCTTGCGCAGCAGGTTGTGGAGTGAAAGTACCTTCTCTAAGAGCATCAAACTGTAGATAGAGATCTGCGGTTGTGCGTTTGATTTGTTTGGTTGTGATTTGTCCCAAAAACCGAGTCGTCGCAAAACCCGCAATTCCCGCTGCTGCTGCTAGCATCCAACC contains:
- the rsmH gene encoding 16S rRNA (cytosine(1402)-N(4))-methyltransferase RsmH encodes the protein MTTSPSEIDTQPAFVHVPVLSQELLAELVVRPSGHYLDATVGGGGHSRLILASAPGVRVTAIDQDLEAIAAAQATLAPYKEQVEFWHGNFAEYQPQMQFDGIIADLGVSSHHFDAPERGFSFRHEAPLDMRMNQQRSLTAAEIINHWEEAQLADIFFKYGEERLSRRIARRIVEQRPFQTTTQLAEAIASWVPRQYRYGRIHPATRVFQALRIVVNDELTILETFLHRAPHWLLPQGRIAIISFHSLEDRIVKHTLRAAPQLQVLTKKPITPQEDELATNPRARSAKLRIAQRNTASH
- a CDS encoding hybrid sensor histidine kinase/response regulator yields the protein MLPESEQHISAFNKEPAEQDIEALPENAKQTNVDIENGLNSLFEIESEGDISQWLTLDTPEELAKLDLSPSFQTLESNFVNVDGEVELKLSVTSDDEFNFNTLFDDKNEENLIESDDVNLEFYSLFSTLEDTVKTNNLDTPQNDFISEEVHQVSSLNEQKTTTIQNQEKFDVVDFWFDEHSDLQNNLYGSNELNNVIKNSIEPNLEIKTIEDIELLTISELEVSTNVVSNFSDGTNQQATNFSGVQLEKETVIQSFSEVDFTDLELLLTEENVVDNEVNVEDTLDRGSEPIEQTVDVNDEFDELAALLATDTIEVETTEDFAELDALLETKAIAAENEFAELESLLEDEPQNQKCEEPTSESITKTSPSVARTAFEQTMRVSVKQLDGIGNLVGELVVNRNSLEQDQQRLRQFTENLLHRVQQLNELGIRMQELYERSLLEASLLSSRSHSRSESVDADKTPERHATGMDFDALEMDRFTGFHTLSQEMIEMIVRVRESASDIEFVTDETEQVARQFRQVTTQLQEGITRSRMIPFSQIADRLPRAVKDITLKYGKQADLKIEGRDTLIDKVILEQLYDPMTHLVNNSITHGIETPEERIAQGKSPTGTITIRAFHQGNQTVISVSDDGAGIDPDRVLTKAIQKGLITVAEARTMSRVDVYDLLFHPGFSTKDNVDEFAGRGVGMDVVRTSLIEIRGIINTDSTLGQGTTFTIRLPLTLSICKALCCLSDKARIAFPMDGVEDMLDIPASALLKSEEGQPCVVWRDLVLPLRPLKELLHYNRVLGRGNVYGTNREEDLVSVIILRSAGTFTALQVDQVLGEQEIVIKQFEAPISKPIGIAGATILGDGHVMPIADVLELIDLSLGRIQHRNNEALWTTNATPSKPIVTEPVKTEPTVLIVDDSITVRELLSLTFNKAGYRVEQARDGQEAWDKLRDGLPCDLIFCDIEMPRMDGLELLSRLQQEPNFSDIPIAMLTSRGAERHRQMAIQLGASGYFTKPYLEEVLLDGAARMLQGEMLVVS
- a CDS encoding Hpt domain-containing protein, with amino-acid sequence MVQEQEQRILGYFIDEANDHLNTIEQGLVNLQDTLTDAEMINAVFRAAHSVKGGAAMLGFDSIQQTSHRLEDYFKVLKENATVQVDQKLETLLLKVFDTLQELINNLETYLSLPEQVVDDLMAKTEPIFTELNDHLELLVQKAKSSDRRSTDLPTHESIRNDLLPVFQNQVMQKLREMLQLFKQPETPQSRQQLQECCQQLSQLGTQLKLPSWSKVCETASEAIANQDNNYRILAPVIIKDLKQSQELVLAGRSSEVSTTQQLQALSAKNIHN